The following proteins come from a genomic window of Diprion similis isolate iyDipSimi1 chromosome 8, iyDipSimi1.1, whole genome shotgun sequence:
- the LOC124410021 gene encoding acetyl-CoA carboxylase isoform X3, translating to MAESGEPVSFVVGDPDPDEELETEDRFPGTESNASALQPILPGLAERRKRLRPSMSQGTVMIQAQSRQLEKDFTVATPEEFVRRFGGTQVINKVLIANNGIAAVKCMRSIRRWSYEMFKNERAIRFVVMVTPEDLKANAEYIKMADQYVPVPGGSNNNNYANVELIIDIAVRTQVQAVWAGWGHASENPKLPELLHKNNIIFIGPSERAMWALGDKIASSIVAQTADVPTLPWSGSDLKAHYSGKKIKISSELFKKGCVSSVEECLAAASKIGFPIMVKASEGGGGKGIRKVDNAEELPSLFRQVQTEIPGSPIFIMKLAKCARHLEVQLLADNYGNAISLFGRDCSIQRRHQKIIEEAPAVIAKPEVFEEMEKAAVRLAKMVGYVSAGTVEYLYDTSGRYYFLELNPRLQVEHPCTEMVSDVNLPAAQLQVAMGLPLHHIKDIRLLYGESPWGDTPIDFDQPRHKPQPWGHVIAARITSENPDEGFKPSSGTVQELNFRSSKNVWGYFSVGASGGLHEFADSQFGHCFSWGEDRNQASENLVVALKELSIRGDFRTTVEYLITLLETESFQSNSFDTAWLDLLIAERVQSDKPDVLLAVTCGALHIADRTITAAFNGFQTALEKGQIQASNDLDNVCEVELINDGFKYKVQTTKSGPNSYFLVMNGSYKEVEIHRLSDGGLLLSMEGSSFTTYMREEVDRYRIVIGNQTCIFEKDNDPSLLRSPSAGKLISFLVEDGGHIDRGQAYAEIEVMKMVMTVTAGEAGSLFYVKRPGAILDAGTLIAHLELDDPSLVSKAQEYTGQFPAPIAPAIPEKLNQLHTKYRSALENTLAGYCLPDPYHLPRLRELIEKFMNSLRDPSLPLLELQEVISTISGRIPVSVEKKIRKYMTLYERNITSVLAQFPSQQIASVIDGHAATLSRRTDRDVFFLTTQGIVQLVQRYRNGIRGRMKTAVHELLRQYYTVESQFQQGHYDKCVSALREQHKDEMSMVTATIFSHNHVQKKNVLVTMLIDHLWANEPGLTDELASTLTELTSLNRTEHSRVALRARQVLIAAHQPAYELRHNQMESIFLSAVDMYGHDFHPENLQKLILSETSIFDILHDFFYHSNRAVCNAALEVYVRRAYISYELACLQHLELSGEIPLVHFQFLLPNNHPNRQNLTLVNHRTGAMAAFKDLEEFSQYSDEVLDLLEDLSSRSTVSAKVLEAVETAGSESRHSTSINVSLSTGETGVVEGGEIPAEPVHILSIAVQDNGNQDDAVMSRLFGDWCATNKEELVTRGIRRVTFAALKKRQFPKFFTFRQRDGFIEDRIYRHLEPGCAFQLELNRMRTYDLEALPTSNQKMHLYLGQAKVAKGQPVTDYRFFIRSIIRHSDLITKEASFDYLHNEGERVLLEAMDELEVAFSHPLAKRTDCNHIFLNFAPTVIMDPGRIEESVTSMVLRYGPRLWKLRVRQAEIKMTIRPAPGRPTSNVRLCIANDSGYSIDLHLYTEATEPKTGIIRFESYGSTAVNANWRPGPMHGLPISTPYLTKDYLQAKRFQAQSSGTTYVYDLPDMFRQQIEKFWEKYIEERPTSENIKIPSPVLDCVELVLDGENLVEQKRLPGENDVGMVAWKLRLYTPEYPAGRDIILIANDLTFQIGSFGPKEDLVFCRASEAARDLGIPRIYFSANSGARIGLAEEVKGLFRISWEDENEPEKGFKYIYVTPDDYARLAPHNSIKASLIEDNGEPRYKITDIIGKDDGLGVENLKYAGMIAGETSQAYNEVVTISVVSCRAIGIGSYLLRLGQRVIQIENSHIILTGYRALNTVLGREVYASNNQLGGIQIMHNNGVSHATEPRDLDGIATVLRWISYVPKSKGAQLPILSAPHPDPIDREVGYVPTKAPYDPRWMLEGRHSPIDAAAWESGFFDRGSWQEIMRPWAQTVITGRARLGGIPCGVIAVETRTVELHLPADPANLDSEAKTVSQAGQVWFPDSAYKTAQAIRDFGKEELPLFIFANWRGFSGGMKDMYEQVVKFGAYIVDALKEYTRPVIVYIPPNGELRGGAWAVVDPSINPRHMEMFADTTSRGGVLEPEGIVEIKFRNKDIIKTMHRVDPVIRNLKEKISSSNSAEERANLESEIRKREQILDPMYHQVAVHFADLHDTPERMLEKGVISEIIPWKTARRMLYWRLRRKLLECDAINDVLSTQPSLGVGTVVSMLRRWFVEDRGATESYLWDQDEAVAKWLISQNETEGSVLSRNINCVRRNAVLTRVKEALECCPDVRLDAVIEIAHRLQAGERAELLRTLSQLETSGEEHHNDSSASS from the exons ATGGCCGAGAGTGGAGAGCCAGTTAGCTTCGTTGTCGGGGATCCGGATCCGGACGAAGAGCTGGAGACCGAAGATCGGTTTCCGGGAACGGAAAGCAATGCGAGTGCCCTGCAACCGATACTTCCAGGACTCGCTGAGCGACGGAAGCGCCTCAG GCCCAGCATGTCGCAAGGCACGGTGATGATCCAAGCGCAAAGTCGACAATTAGAAAAGGATTTCACCGTCGCAACACCCGAAGAATTTGTTCGTAGATTCGGCGGAACTCAAGTGATAAACAAA GTTCTCATAGCAAATAATGGAATTGCTGCGGTCAAATGCATGCGATCAATTCGCCGATGGTCGTACGAAATGTTCAAAAACGAGAGAGCGATTCGCTTCGTAGTTATGGTCACCCCGGAAGATTTGAAAGCAAATGCTGAGTACATTAAAATGGCTGATCAGTACGTACCAGTGCCCGGAGGATCCAACAATAACAACTATGCAAATGTTGAATTGATCATCGACATTGCGGTCCGTACTCAAGTACAGGCTGTTTGGGCTGGATGGGGTCATGCGTCGGAAAATCCAAAACTGCCTGAACTTTTGCACAAGAATAACATAATATTTATTG GACCTTCTGAAAGGGCGATGTGGGCTCTTGGAGATAAAATTGCTTCTAGTATCGTCGCTCAAACTGCAGATGTACCCACACTTCCGTGGTCTGGCTCGGACTTGAAAGCTCACTACagtggaaagaaaataaaaatatcatccgAACTATTTAAAAAGGGGTGTGTCTCTAGTGTGGAAGAATGTCTTGCTGCTGCTAGTAAAATTGGCTTTCCCATAATGGTGAAGGCAAGCGAAGGCGGAGGTGGAAAAGGTATTCGTAAAGTCGATAATGCCGAGGAGTTACCTTCGTTATTTAG ACAAGTACAAACAGAGATCCCAGGATCGCCTATATTCATAATGAAGCTTGCCAAATGTGCTCGGCACTTGGAAGTGCAACTATTAGCTGATAACTATGGAAATGCTATTTCACTCTTCGGACGTGATTGTTCTATCCAAAGAAGACATCAGAAAATCATTGAGGAAGCACCTGCCGTCATTGCTAAACCAGAAGTCTttgaagaaatggaaaaa GCTGCTGTCAGGCTAGCAAAAATGGTAGGATACGTAAGTGCCGGCACAGTTGAATATCTTTACGATACATCAGGTCGTTACTATTTTTTGGAACTAAATCCTCGCTTACAAGTAGAACATCCTTGCACAGAAATGGTTTCTGATGTCAATTTACCTGCCGCTCAACTTCAAGTTGCAATGGGGTTGCCTTTGCATCATATAAAAGATATTCGGCTTCTATACGGGGAAAGTCCATGGGGTGATACTCCCATTGATTTCGATCAACCAAGGCATAAACCACAACCTTGGGGTCATGTCATTGCTGCCAGAATCACAAGTGAAAATCCAGATGAAG GTTTCAAGCCAAGTTCAGGAACAGTGCAAGAGCTCAATTTCAGATCATCGAAAAATGTCTGGGGATATTTTTCAGTCGGCGCATCTGGAGGGTTGCATGAATTTGCTGACTCGCAATTTGGTCACTGTTTTTCATGGGGTGAAGACCGTAATCAAGCTAGCGAGAATTTAGTCGTTGCTTTAAAAGAATTGAGTATCAGAGGTGATTTTCGGACCACAGTAGAGTACCTCATAACACTTCTCGAAACTGAATCCTTCCAGTCGAACAGCTTTGATACAGCGTGGCTTGACTTACTCATTGCTGAACGTGTTCAAAGCGATAAGCCAGACGTTTTGCTGGCTGTGACTTGCGGGGCGTTACATATTGCTGACCGAACAATCACAGCTGCGTTTAATGGTTTCCAAACAGCCTTAGAAAAGGGTCAAATCCAAGCCAGCAATGACCTGGACAACGTTTGTGAG GTTGAACTCATCAATGACGGATTCAAGTACAAGGTACAGACAACCAAGTCAGGCCCAAACTCCTACTTTCTTGTAATGAATGGTTCCTACAAAGAAGTGGAGATTCATAGACTTTCGGACGGAGGTTTACTACTTTCAATGGAGGGATCAAGTTTCACAACCTACATGAGAGAGGAAGTTGATCGGTACAGAATAGTGATTGGTAACCAGACATGTATATTTGAAAAGGATAATGATCCGTCATTGTTGAGATCACCTTCAGCCGGTAAACTAATCAGTTTTCTGGTAGAGGATGGTGGCCACATTGATCGTGGTCAAGCTTACGCTGAAATAGAAGTAATGAAGATGGTTATGACGGTGACGGCTGGTGAAGCTGGTAGTTTGTTTTACGTTAAACGACCCGGTGCAATCTTAGATGCCGGAACATTAATTGCCCATTTGGAATTAGATGATCCGTCATTAGTCAGTAAAGCTCAAGAATACACTGGACAATTCCCAGCACCAATTGCGCCTGCTATTCCTGAAAAACTCAACCAATTGCATACTAAATACAGAAGCGCTTTAGAGAATACCCTTGCTGGATACTGTTTGCCCGATCCTTACCATCTACCGAGGCTCCGGGaactgattgaaaaattcatgaattccCTGCGTGATCCTAGCTTACCTCTGCTAGAGCTGCAAGAAGTGATCTCCACTATCTCTGGAAGAATTCCCGTATCCGTGGAGAAGAAGATCAGAAAATACATGACTTTATACGAAAGAAACATCACTTCAGTTCTAGCTCAGTTTCCAAGTCAGCAAATTGCGTCTGTAATTGATGGACATGCCGCCACCCTTTCCAGACGAACAGACAGAGACGTTTTCTTTTTGACGACTCAAGGTATCGTCCAACTGGTGCAAAGGTATCGCAACGGTATTCGTGGTAGGATGAAAACGGCGGTTCACGAACTTTTACGTCAGTACTACACAGTCGAAAGCCAGTTCCAACAGGGACATTATGACAAGTGTGTGTCGGCTTTGAGGGAACAGCATAAAGATGAAATGAGTATGGTCACTGCTACTATTTTCAGTCACAACCatgtacaaaagaaaaatgtcttGGTTACTATGCTCATTGATCACTTGTGGGCTAACGAACCTGGGCTTACGGACGAACTGGCAAGTACACTGACCGAATTAACGAGTTTAAATCGCACTGAACACAGCCGAGTGGCTCTGAGAGCTAGGCAAGTCTTGATAGCAGCACATCAGCCTGCATACGAACTGAGACACAATCAGATGGAATCCATATTCTTATCTGCAGTTGATATGTATGgacatgattttcatcctgaGAATCTCCAGAAGCTGATACTTTCTGAAACTTCTATATTCGATATACTACACGATTTCTTCTACCACTCGAATCGTGCTGTCTGCAATGCTGCTTTGGAAGTTTACGTTCGCAGAGCTTACATCAGTTACGAATTAGCATGTTTGCAGCACCTAGAACTATCTGGAGAAATACCTTTAGTTCACTTCCAATTTCTTTTGCCGAACAATCATCCAAATCGCCAGAATCTTACTCTTGTCAATCATAGAACAGGAGCTATGGCTGCCTTCAAAGATCTCGAAGAGTTTAGCCAGTACTCTGATGAGGTACTCGACTTGCTAGAAGACTTGTCGTCCAGAAGTACAGTTTCTGCCAAAGTCCTTGAGGCTGTAGAAACTGCTGGAAGTGAATCTCGGCATAGTACATCCATCAATGTTTCTCTGAGTACTGGTGAAACAGGTGTTGTTGAGGGAGGTGAAATACCTGCAGAACCTGTGCACATATTAAGCATTGCTGTCCAAGATAATGGTAATCAAGATGACGCAGTTATGTCCAGACTGTTTGGAGACTGGTGCGCGACTAACAAAGAGGAGTTGGTTACTCGTGGAATCAGAAGAGTAACATTTGCCGCCTTGAAAAAGAGGCAGttcccaaaatttttcactttccgaCAACGTGATGGATTTATTGAAGATCGTATTTATCGACACCTTGAACCAGGCTGTGCCTTCCAGTTGGAACTTAACAGAATGCGAACCTATGACCTTGAAGCTTTACCTACATCAAATCAAAAGATGCATCTCTATTTAGGACAAGCTAAG GTCGCCAAGGGCCAGCCAGTTACAGACTACCGCTTCTTCATACGTTCCATTATACGCCACTCGGATCTCATCACAAAGGAGGCTAGCTTCGATTATTTGCATAACGAGGGTGAACGAGTACTATTGGAAGCAATGGACGAGCTTGAAGTAGCCTTTTCCCATCCTCTAGCAAAACGCACGGATTGCAACCATATATTCTTGAACTTTGCACCAACTGTTATAATGGATCCAGGCAGAATTGAAGAAAGTGTTACAAGCATGGTGCTCAGATATGGTCCTAGACTATGGAAATTACGAGTTAGACAA GCTGAGATAAAAATGACAATTCGTCCAGCACCAGGACGACCAACTTccaacgttcgtctttgtatTGCAAATGATAGTGGATATAGCATTGATCTGCACCTTTATACTGAGGCTACGGAACCCAAGACTGGTATTATCCGTTTTGAATCTTATGGATCTACAGCAGTTAATGCGAACTGGCGACCAGGACCAATGCACGGCTTGCCTATTTCTACACCTTACCTGACCAAAGATTATCTCCAGGCTAAACGGTTCCAAGCACAGAGTTCGGGAACTACTTATGTGTATGATTTACCGGATATGTTCCGTCAACAAATTGAGAAGTTCTGGGAGAAGTACATCGAGGAAAGACCTACCTCAG AAAATATCAAGATCCCAAGCCCGGTATTGGACTGTGTCGAACTTGTCTTGGATGGCGAAAATTTGGTAGAACAAAAGCGATTACCTGGTGAAAACGACGTTGGAATGGTCGCATGGAAACTTAGACTTTACACTCCAGAGTACCCAGCTGGAAGAGATATCATACTTATTGCAAATGATCTGACTTTCCAAATTGGTTCGTTTGGACCAAAAGAAGATCTCGTGTTTTGTAGAGCATCTGAAGCAGCTAGAGATCTCGGAATTCCAAGAATTTACTTTTCGGCGAATTCTGGTGCCAGAATTGGTCTTGCTGAAGAG GTGAAAGGCTTGTTCAGAATTTCGTGGGAGGATGAAAACGAACCTGAAAAGGGCTTCAAATACATCTATGTCACTCCTGACGATTATGCTAGATTAGCACCACATAATTCAATTAAGGCATCATTAATTGAAGACAACGGTGAGCCTCGCTACAAGATAACTGATATTATCGGCAAAGATGATGGACTGGGAGTTGAAAATCTTAAATACGCTGGTATGATTGCTGGCGAAACATCTCAAGCATACAACGAG GTGGTTACAATATCAGTTGTCTCATGCCGTGCAATTGGTATTGGTTCTTATTTACTGCGACTTGGGCAACGAGTTATACAAATTGAGAACTCGCACATTATATTAACCGGGTATAGAGCACTGAATACAGTGTTGGGTCGTGAAGTTTACGCAAGTAATAATCAATTGGGTGGAATTCAAATAATGCACAATAATGGTGTTTCACACGCAACTGAACCAAGAGATTTAGATGGTATAGCCACTGTACTCAGATGGATTAGCTATGTACCCAAATCTAAAGGAGCCCAGCTTCCCATTCTCTCTGCACCACATCCAGACCCAATTGACCGAGAAGTTGGATACGTTCCTACTAAGGCACCTTATGATCCCAGGTGGATGCTTGAAGGAAGACATTCTCCCATTGATGCTGCTGCCTGGGAAAGCGGATTTTTCGATCGTGGCTCATGGCAG GAAATTATGCGGCCTTGGGCACAAACTGTAATAACTGGTCGTGCTAGACTTGGAGGTATCCCTTGCGGTGTGATAGCCGTAGAAACACGAACTGTAGAACTGCATTTACCAGCAGATCCCGCAAATTTGGACTCTGAAGCAAAGACAGTTTCACAGGCAGGTCAAGTCTGGTTTCCAGACAGTGCATATAAGACTGCTCAGGCTATTCGTGATTTTGGCAAAGAAGAACTGCCGCTTTTCATCTTTGCTAACTGGCGTGGTTTCTCGGGTGGTATGAAAG ATATGTACGAACAAGTCGTTAAGTTCGGTGCTTACATTGTCGATGCATTGAAAGAGTATACCAGACCAGTGATAGTATACATTCCTCCAAATGGCGAACTGAGAGGTGGTGCGTGGGCAGTTGTTGATCCATCTATAAACCCCAGGCACATGGAAATGTTTGCCGACACAACAAGCCGAGGAGGTGTATTAGAACCAGAGGGAAtcgttgaaatcaaatttagaAACAAAGACATAATTAAAACCATGCACAGAGTTGACCCTGTCATACGCAACCTCAAG gaaaaaatatCGTCTTCAAACTCCGCTGAAGAACGTGCTAACCTGGAAAGTGAAATccggaaaagagaacagatCTTAGATCCCATGTATCACCAGGTCGCTGTTCATTTTGCTGATCTTCATGATACTCCTGAAAGAATGTTGGAAAAGGGTGTCATCAGTGAGATAATTCCATGGAAAACAGCACGCCGCATGTTATACTGGAGGCTCAGACGTAAACTCCTGGAGTGTGATGCCATAAACGATGTTTTGTCAACACAGCCTAGCTTGGGTGTTGGAACAGTGGTTTCTATGCTGAGGCGCTGGTTCGTAGAAGATAGAGGCGCTACCGAGTCTTACCTGTGGGACCAGGATGAAGCTGTAGCCAAGTGGTTAATAAGCCAGAATGAAACAGAAGGCAGTGTTCTAAGCCGTAATATTAATTGCGTACGGAGAAATGCAGTTCTCACTCGGGTTAAGGAGGCGCTTGAATGTTGCCCAGACGTGAGATTAGATGCAGTTATAGAAATCGCGCACAGACTGCAAGCTGGTGAGCGTGCAGAACTTCTGCGAACTCTCTCACAGCTTGAAACGTCTGGAGAAGAACATCACAACGATTCTAGTGCTTCGTCGTAG